One Desulfobulbus oligotrophicus DNA segment encodes these proteins:
- the miaB gene encoding tRNA (N6-isopentenyl adenosine(37)-C2)-methylthiotransferase MiaB gives MSRKLYIKTFGCQMNERDSEVIAQLLAQEGFATTSVQEEADLILVNTCSIREKAEQKAFSLIGSLREEKKKNPSLVVGVIGCVAQQEGEHLRSRMPHVDLIVGTQQIYRLPAMLDRLLSGMTQKEIATNMESSFSIPPFQKLLVNNEKTAITPGFKQFVTIMQGCDNFCSYCVVPTTRGREISRSVRDILEEVELLVEQGVREITLLGQNVNSYGATNTVDPRPVSFPQLLRKVSAVQGLQRLRFTTSHPKDLSEELMQCFAELENLCPHFHLPVQSGSDKILQRMNRKYTVESYLQKVARLRQYRPDIALATDVIVGFPGETDVDFAATMRLLQEVRFHGSFSFKYSDRPHTRSTSFTDKIPEEIKSKRLATFQKEQNKISLQRNREYLEKTVEIMIESILDGEIKGRTATNHMVHAAGNVDSLLPGDLALVIIEHAGNHSLKGRLSE, from the coding sequence ATGAGCAGAAAATTATACATTAAAACCTTTGGCTGTCAGATGAATGAGCGAGACTCAGAGGTCATTGCACAACTGCTTGCTCAAGAAGGATTTGCAACGACCTCTGTGCAGGAGGAGGCTGATCTTATTCTGGTTAATACCTGTAGTATCAGAGAAAAAGCGGAACAAAAGGCCTTCAGTCTGATTGGTTCACTGCGTGAAGAAAAAAAGAAAAATCCCTCTTTAGTTGTTGGTGTGATCGGTTGTGTTGCCCAGCAGGAAGGTGAACATCTCCGATCACGCATGCCCCATGTCGATTTAATTGTCGGTACTCAGCAAATTTATCGCTTACCTGCAATGCTCGATCGTCTGTTAAGCGGGATGACCCAAAAAGAGATTGCCACCAATATGGAGTCATCTTTTTCAATCCCCCCTTTTCAGAAACTGCTTGTTAACAACGAAAAAACCGCGATCACGCCTGGATTTAAGCAGTTTGTCACAATCATGCAGGGGTGTGATAATTTTTGCAGTTACTGTGTTGTTCCGACAACAAGAGGCAGGGAGATCAGCCGGTCTGTACGTGATATTCTGGAAGAGGTAGAGCTTCTTGTTGAACAAGGGGTGCGGGAGATTACCCTGCTGGGACAAAACGTCAACTCGTATGGCGCCACCAACACAGTGGATCCAAGGCCGGTCTCCTTTCCGCAGCTTTTGCGCAAGGTATCGGCTGTGCAAGGTTTGCAAAGGCTTCGTTTTACCACCTCGCACCCCAAGGATCTGTCAGAAGAACTGATGCAATGTTTTGCAGAACTGGAAAATCTTTGCCCGCACTTTCATCTGCCGGTCCAATCAGGGTCCGACAAAATTTTACAACGTATGAACCGCAAGTACACTGTAGAGAGTTATCTTCAAAAAGTTGCCAGGCTTAGACAGTATCGTCCGGATATCGCCTTGGCAACAGATGTGATTGTCGGATTTCCCGGCGAGACTGATGTAGATTTTGCCGCGACAATGCGTCTCTTGCAAGAAGTCCGGTTCCATGGCTCCTTCTCCTTTAAATATTCAGATCGCCCTCACACACGATCCACAAGTTTTACAGACAAGATCCCGGAAGAAATAAAATCCAAACGCCTCGCCACTTTCCAGAAGGAGCAAAACAAAATCAGTTTACAACGGAACAGAGAATACTTAGAAAAAACAGTTGAGATTATGATTGAATCGATACTGGACGGAGAAATTAAAGGACGCACCGCCACCAACCATATGGTCCATGCTGCAGGAAATGTTGACTCCTTACTCCCTGGAGACCTTGCCCTGGTGATTATCGAACATGCGGGTAATCATTCGTTGAAAGGTCGACTTTCTGAATAG
- a CDS encoding DUF4911 domain-containing protein produces MPKLITYPLLIKPCKISWLRFILEGYDGLAILSTITAEIGLVSIQTFDCHYMKTMRLLEALAETLTPDRTDIHPKSTG; encoded by the coding sequence ATGCCTAAACTTATCACCTACCCTCTTTTAATTAAACCCTGTAAGATCAGCTGGTTGAGATTTATACTAGAGGGATATGACGGCTTGGCCATCCTTTCCACCATTACTGCTGAAATCGGCTTGGTCAGTATTCAGACCTTTGATTGTCATTATATGAAAACCATGCGGCTTTTAGAGGCACTGGCTGAAACTCTGACGCCCGATCGTACCGACATTCATCCGAAATCAACGGGATAA